AGACACATCACATTTAGTGTTTCACAGAGGAATCCTTATACCTGCTTAAAACACCATTGACTCCAAGGGGTCTCCAGGCAGATCTGCAAGTCTTTCTGCTCAGAAAGATCTGTGGCTGAATTTGTTTCCCCAGTCAGAATTGTAATGCTTTGGCAGTTTTAATGAGAAGAACAGATGAGCAGAATTAGCTTTATTACAGTCAGTGTGGATCCCTTTGCAAGTGAGGAATGGAAAAAGACGCATTCACATTAAAGGGTAAGTAACAGCATTAATCTCTGTGCCTAGCATTGTAAAATGCATAGCATGTAGATAACTATTGGTACAGATGTGAAAGGTTTGGAACAAGGCAATCAGGAAACACAGGAACAATAATTGCTATTTATGGCCTTAGAAAATTGGCTATCACTTATCTAAATGAGAGCTGTAAGTCACTTCTGCTAGATGAGAACCTGCTATGGCTCATTTACAGCATTTACACCAGAGATcaataattttttaatcaaaatgtgGCAAGAACACTTCTTTGGGGATCTTATCTTTTGTGTTTGATACCAGGAAACTTTGTTTAGAGCTATTCAACTTAGTTTGTGCAACCACTTTCCAGTGGGTGGGTGAGGAAGATACGGAGTTCAAGCACAGATTTGGGAATGATCActgagaaaaccaaaaccatctcTTTGCTCTGTCAACTCACACTTTTACTATGTTTTCAGAGGCATTAATTTCCTGACTTCCAAAAATGCAACTTCAGACGGAAGTAAACTGATACTTACTTCCCTTCCTTGTGTACAAGTGGAATACTACGTTGAGGCCTTTCCATCTGCTGGAGGTCTGTTTTCTTAAACTGACTTCCTAAGGCAAGGAGGTGTATGTGACCGTATGGAGCAGGGTTCCCCTACCAATGAAGACACTAGCCATATTTGTAGAAGCCTATTTGACAGAGTGGCAGAAATAGCAAAGAGATCTTACAATGCCTTCAACTAGATGTTTTGAGAGCAGAGAAAGTCATTATTTGTTTTACATGGGAgcaagctgcagtgctgctcatgTTATTCTCACTGCAAAGAGTAGATACAGGAGAGCACTTGAAAACCTCCCCAGTTACACCGCAGGACAATACAGGCAGCCTACAGCTGGCAGCTTACAACAGCTCACAACCGTCATCAGTAGCATAAATAAATGATGTTTGCCCAAGTAAATAATGAGAAAAGCAGTTATTGTGTGACCTGAAACTCCCTCATCAGATGAGCAAAGGCTAAGGAAAGCCGTGGAAAGTATCCTTGGAAAGATACAGAAAGGCATGTAACTCTTGagtgaggaaaaagaacagTGAAGAAAGCAGAGGCATCATCAGCCTCAAACAAAGACAAGGAGAGACTAGGAAAAGGGACCAGAACAAGGACCCTATGCACACTTAAAACTTAATGCTGAATCCCCATGGAGCTTTGAGTTCAGGTTCCTGAGACTCCTGACAAATGAACTGTTATTGGCACCTACATGTTCCTGCTAAGCGTTGTTTAGCCGTACATGTATCTAGTTCAACTTGTCTGTTAGAGGATGGACTGAGTTACTTGGTGGCTCAGATGTGAACCACACAGATTTATACccttagcagcagcaggaaaatctAAATCCAAGACTGCAATCAACCACAAAACACAAatcctgaaaaaaatgaagcagactacattgttttaaatgcttttgagCCTACTTCTTATACTTGTAAAACCAAAACTAAGACAAATCAGACAGGCTTGAGGGCCCTGGTCTCTGCTCCATCCCACACCACAACAACCCACAACAGAAAGTTTCAGTTGGGCAGCGttactgcagctcagcacaggtgCTCCTACAAACAGACTAACCCAGGGGAAAGTGCAGCCTGAGCGGTGCAAACTAAGAGCATGATGGCTTTGAGATCCCACATCAAGGCTTAGAAAACCTTCCTTGGAACCTGGAGGCAGTAAGAGAGATGTTAAATGGTGTCTtatgaaattgcttttaaatgatCACTTGTCAGAACTTAACTGTATTTACTCAGTCCAGCAGCTTTCAGTAAGACATCACAAAGGCTTCAAATCCTCTACACAACCCCAGCTCAAAAGTGCAGAGAGATCATGCAATTCCCCTGTTTCTCTTGGGCATCCTGCCTGTCCCTGGCTCTGTAGACGCTGCTGCATTTCCAGAGTCTATGGTTTACTGAAGGTCTCATCTGAGAGTCCTGGGAGCAACACAAGAGCTTAAACACCATCATCTGAGCTCCTCAATTAATTGCATATATGTAGGACATCAGTGCTTATGCCACAATGGCATAAATCCATGAATGAAGGTGTGGTATCATGACatttaaaatgggaatacaaaaCTGTTACTGATTTTTCAGGATATGGTTTGGATCACAAACCTTGGGTCACAAATGTTCCATTCCTCCTGTACATCACTTTGAGTGAATGAAGCAGAACGTAGcctcgtagaatcatagaaccatagaatggtttgggttggaaaggaccttaagatcatccagttccaacctccctgccatgagcagggacacctcacactaaaccatcccacacaaggctttgtccctggccttgaacactgccagtgatggagccttcacaacttccctgggaaacccattccagtgcctcatcaccctcacaatgaagaacttcttccttatatctaacttaaacttcccctgtttaagcttgaacccatagccccttgtcctatcgctacagtccctgatgaagagtccctccccagcatccttgtgggccccttcagacactggaagctgctatgaggcctccatgcagcttctcttctccaggctgaacagccccaactttcttagcctgtcttcattggCCTCATGTCTGCACCTTTTTTGTGTTTCctaaattaaactaaaaatgAGCAATACAATGAGAAAAAACTACTAGACAATGTGCATCTGACAACCACTTGTATGTTTAATGGGCTCATTTTCCATTCACAGCTGGGTGACAAACAAGCCAAAACAATACCAACACCCCAAAGACCCAACAGCAAGTAAGATCTGGAACCAAAAGCCTTTCACATTCTCCTTCTGGCACAGAAATGGTGACAGACATGGCTGGGAACACTGTAGTGAACAGTAACAAATACCTCAACAGTAGGTACCACTAACAGCAGAAATAACCTACATCTGGTGAAATTCCAACAGTATTCTCTAAACTACTGCCCCATATTTGTGGTATATTCCCAGGAGAGATTTCAAGCTTTTAAACTTAAACATAACCGCAATGGCTACTGTATGTGTAAGGATTAAAACTGACTCCTAACTACTGACACAACATTTCAGAAGACAGGACTGTTCTCACTCCCAGATTGGAACAAAACCTTTTGTTTTAAGACCCCCAAAAGTGATATTATAGTATCAAATGGGTAAGTGAGTCTACAAACAGAATCAGCTTCTTAAAGCTAAGCAAAACCTTTATCAATATCCCAAAGATTCAACCTAAAGTATCTCCTCTTCTATTTTGCCCTCTCTTTGTGGCTTCTCTTTATCCTTCTTGGGATTTCTGCTGTCTTTTTCAGCAGGGCTCTCTTTAAGTATTTTGTCTTTATAAGGTCTTGATTTCTTCTTACTCACCAAGCCCATCttaactttcattttcttttgtttctcattcaacttctctttttcttttccaacatCTGCACCTTcactacttttctttcttttccactttggGGCTTCTTTCTCATACTTCACCTCTTCATTGATggactcttcctcctccttgaaACGTTTTATCAgagatttctgttcttttctgtagGAACCGGTAGAAGTTTCAGCAAGTGTAAGGCTGTAGCAGTCTATAGGCTTTGCAGCCAACAGGCTGAAGCTCTTATCACTGATGATGGCCACCTCAGATTGCTCTTCTTTACAGTATTCCTTGTTATAGCAACAATTAGGTGTCATTTCTAGGGTGTGCTCACATGCTGATGGCCAACTTGGTGATCTCTTTTCCCCAGTATTTGCAGGTGACTGGGTGTTTGAGATAAGGCTGGAATGTCCTTTTTGACACATAGAGTTTGAAGATATAACCTCACCAAGGTCACCTTCACCTTTGATGTTTGCATCTTGAATCCATTCCTCTTCTACTTTTACCAAACACCCCCTTGACTCTTGCCCTTTAGCCTCCTGAACTTCAATGCAATCCATTAATTCATCTTGCAAGGAGTCacaggttttgtttggtttcttcagGAGATTAGCCAGCTTTGTTTCTCTGCATAAATTGGACAGAAAGTCTTAGTTATTAATACTGTCTGATTTCACTGGCATCTGTTGAGGTAAAATAAGCAGGTCACATTTCCAGAGATAGAAAAAGAACATATTCCAAGTGTGGTGTTCTGTGTAACCACATGGACCCTTTCACACTCAATTGTATCTGCAAAGCTGAACTTCCAGGGTACAAATTCTACTCTTCATGAAAACTAAAGATCCAGAGTAACTTCCTGAACATCAAATGAGTTTCTTGTGAGCTGAGATGCTGCAGGAATAAGATGCTTTTCAAATGACTGCATACATATTAAAACTACCCCTGAACCCCCAAATTTAATATTCTCTCGTATGAACTAATCTCCAATTAGCAGCAGGTAAGAAACAATTACATTAAATACCATTAAGTAATGAAGTTACTAGTTTATTTATGAGATCCATTCTATTGGACTGTTGCAGTACACTGATTTCAGGCAAGCTGTGTGACTCCACAGAAACAACCGACCTGGATGGCTAAAACCCTAACAAGGTAAATGTGGTCCCAAAGGCAAAACTACTTTTCAGTTTATATTCTATTCTCTCTTTCCTCAGGCTGGAAGATAGAGTGTTAGATGACAAAGATACTCCCTGAAGGGCAGCTCCAAAGACCCATACCTTAAATGTATCTTGTTCTGCCTTAATTCACCAGCTTTATACATTCATTTTGTTAAACTGTAGCCCTGTAGCAGTTTCCTATACTCCTGTCTTTGGAGACTCTAATCCTGTTCACTAAGCAAATATTTAAGTCATATCACTTCTACATCAGTGTCTTATGATTATATTATTATTGTGCCTTCACTTAAAATGTGTCTTATCAAAACATTTATCTTGTAAGCAGTTTTGATATTTAGCCTACAAACACAGCTCTTAATTCACCACAATATCCATTCTGCAATTAACAGGCTACAAGCCCTCTTCTGGGTAAAAGGGAAAACACAAGAGCTATCATCTATCCCATAAATTATCTTATTCCAAATGTAAGACACGTGTTGATGAATTTTGAAAACAACACGACTGATGGAGACTTGGTGCTTTTCAGGATTATGGTCTTCTTTGCCCTGCCAATAGGAATCTTTAAGATCAGATCATTTCCTTTTAGACTGAGCACTGAAGATGCTGTACCAAAATAGGTGTTCCTATCCCCAGACAGCAAAATAAGTGGGGAAACTGTACAGGTTTCAGGACTTTTCCTGTGGGTTGTCACTCAAGATGCAACTGGGAGAACTCTAACACTGAATTTCAGTCACAAGTATGATGCTTAAATGGACAGTGCACCTTAGAACCAGTAAACCAACCAACGCCAATAGCAACAAAACTCCCCCAAGCTAATCAAAGTCACTTACCAGCAAAAAACAGGACTAATGGAAAAGTTTGAAACTAAAAACTTCTAGTATAGTAACAAAAGACTTATTGACTTACTTAATCCTGTGCTTCTTTCCTTGCAGGTGAGACTGGTATGTTTCTATAGATGTAAGTGTGACATTACATACGGAGCAAATGTAATAACCAACTCCAATTGCTGCAAAGAAGGAACATGTAAGTTTGACAGACtgcaactgaaaagcaaaattaaagcaCATCACAATCCCATCCCATGCAAGAGTCCTAACATAATGACACAAACAGTGTTTATGGACAGGTATAGTCTCTGCTGCAGTTTTACACTAGAATAATACTTACGAAGGGAGCTGGTAAGGTGTACAGCTGTAGTGTAACCATGGTTTAAACACCATGGTTTAACCATGGTTTAAACACTACCAAAGAATGATTTGATGACTGAAGTAATCCAACATAATGCCAGTAACTGTTGTCAAGTGCTGATGAGAATGAACTGTACTGAAAAATTCAATACTATTGTAAATACCTGACCCAAAGCAAGCACCAACAGATACCAGCCCAGTCAGTCCAGAATTAACTAAAATGAGATCAGTTTAAACACTACCTGTTCAAATGTTCATGCAGCTTTGGTTCAACCCTGAGAAGAGGGAATTGTCCTTACAGTACATTATGAATATGGTACATGGAGCCTCAAGCAAATATAACATAAGATCAGATGAGGAAACATCCTGTGCTTTCTAGGTTGTCATTTTCTCCTACAGGCTGTGCCATCCATAGACCTATGTATTCTGAAATGAGAGAGCAACCTTTTTCCCCATGCAAACCCAAGAGCTTCATCCATTAGCAGCATTAATTCCATCGGGCTATTGCTTTACATCAAAgcatattatttaaattataacaTGACTTAATGAGAACTGTTAACAATGACTTTTGCCTATCAGGTAGGCATTTTAATTCCTTACTAAAGAAAGCATTGACAGTTCTGTTGCACAGGACCAGATGATGCCCTCTCAGAAGTAATGGAAGTTGCACAGCAACAGGGCCCTGGCTTTGGACACAGTTTTGAGCTGCAGACAGTCCTAATGGGAGGCTGGGGAACAATAAATGTTTAGGAAATAGATTTCCTTATGTGTGAAGACTGAAATAAATCTGACAAGCAGTTCCATGAATAAAAGATTAAGGGAAGACATGACACCagttttcaattatttaaagaatgagacaaaaaaagaaacaaatgattCAATTCTTGTGCCTGCTTCTTGTTCTGTGCATAGTGAAGAAATACACTGTGGTCAGAGAAAGCTGAGTTCAATGTTAGTAGGAGGTTTTAACATCGAGAAGAAGACCTGGGACATGTTCCTTATGGAGGCTGTGGAGTTTTCAGCATAAATGGTTATGAACATTTATAACATAAAAGGTGGATGAACATCTTACGAATGACACAGACAAAACTGACCCTGGCCTTGGATTTAGGGGACTGGGGTATTGTCTGTAACCTTTTGAATATGATTACAGAACTCAGAGACAGAACTTTAACAGCTCACAGACCAAATAGAAAGCTAAAAATGAACTTGTTCTCTAGCACAGGAGAAGCCTATCATTTCCTTGCACTCATCAGAGTAGTTCCTTGCACAAATCAGAAGTGAGAACTCAAGCTACACTCAGAGACTGCAACACTTGCTCACATTCTGCTTACCACTTGTGCTGGATTCTGCAGGGACAGCTTTGTCTCCCATCTCCTCCAATAGCTTTTTACGTGCTTCATTTCTTCTGTGTCTCTTACCACTGTAATGCTGCTGGGCTATAACTGGTTTATTAAAGGAAGCAcagcagagcctgcagaacTTGTTTGGATCATTGGACTTCAACCTTGTGTTGGAGGATGATGAAGACTCTTCAACTCCTGAAGGCTGCAAGGGCTTCTCACCCAGTGGCTGCTGTAAAGCTGGAGACatggaagcagagacagcacaggGAAGGCTAAAACAGTTCCAAGGAACAAAACAGACTGCAGAGCAATCTGCTGGATGCTGAACTACTTTTAAGAGACTATAAAGTATCTTAGTCCTTGATATGAATGTACAGACTGATAAGGAACATAACCCTGGAATATTCAGAACCCCCATCATTAGGTACCTGAAAATCAGCTGTGTTTGATGACTGGTCACTCTAAGGTCCTTATACAGTCCAAGAAGAGAGATGAACCCTTGCAGAGGGTGATTCAGAGCATATAAACTATGCTTCACCCTTAAATACAGTTCAGCAACTTTTACAAGACTAACACCAGTTCAGTGCTGCTCATGGAcagttgttttaatttcttatcaTATTCATTTATGAGAGGAACAACTTGTTGGCACTGCAGTGAATTCTCAGAACAATGACCACctttcattaataaaaaaatgagtAATATTTGCTTTAGTTTCAGTCAATGAACAGGAATTTGAAAGCAAGGTTCCATGGcttcagagctctgcaggggaGCATCACTGTTTATTCACCTGTGTAGTTACTGCAACACAGCTCCACAACTTTGGCAGCATTGAAAAGCATGGAGACGTATTAAGTGTAGGAAGATACTTCCCCATATTTGTTTCAGAGAGTGACAGGAAAACACATGCAAAGCAAACTCTAGTCCTTACCAGGAACAATCTGCATGCCCTGTGCTGGCATGTTGGCTTCCTTGGAGAACTGCTTCACATTTTTAGCATGGGTCTTTCCCAAGTAGTGAGACAAAGCACTGACCGGGGAAGTAAACAATACATTGCAGAGACTGCAGTACTTGTATTTGTCCACTGCTTCACCCTCATCCATCTGAAAGCAGACCAGGGCAAGCTCAGTTAGAAGCATTCACTGAAGCATAcaagaaaaagctttatttagCAATGAAGAGGAACAGTCACCTGAAAATCAATgccatctgttttcttctgcctcttaTCTCCATGCATTTGGATGTAAGTATGAACTTTCTGAGCATGTTTTTTGCCCTGGGAAGAGAAGAATTACTCCTGTTTCAGTAATAAGGATCCACACACAAGTGATATATCCAGTGACTGAGATTCTAGTCAGCAAAACCTACTTTCAACATTTGCCAAACTGCATTTGTATAAAGCAGAGCCACAAGCGGACAAATGCTAGTTCATGGCACAATACTATACTTTAATCAATAATGTAGTACTTAGCTTAGCTCAGAGCATTTTGCCTCAGCAGCCTTTGGAGTCATATATTTTCAACTCTTTGGGGAATCAAAAATGCTGACATGCCCCCTTACAAACAGGGATGCTaaaataggaaaggaaaggaacacAGCCATGCCACAAAGCCAGTCTGTTGTGCTGTGTTGCTTTACCACTGAGGCTGGGGGCTTGATATCAAGGCTGTCCCCTGTCCTGACACAGGAGAATGACAGTCAATGACTTACCGGAGAAGTCTAGCCTCACCAAAGAGTCAGTGGAGAGAAACAGGTTTCCCTGGAAAGCTGAGTTAAAGTATCACCAGCTTGGAGTCAGCCTGCGGAGATTCCTGCACCTTTCTACTGAGGATACAGCAGTCCAGGTAACTAACATTGGGTGTTAATGTATACTTCCCTCAGAGGCAATTACTTTTTAGTTCTTAGATGCTCTCTCAATCCATAACCTTCAAACT
The sequence above is a segment of the Lathamus discolor isolate bLatDis1 chromosome 1, bLatDis1.hap1, whole genome shotgun sequence genome. Coding sequences within it:
- the KRCC1 gene encoding LOW QUALITY PROTEIN: lysine-rich coiled-coil protein 1 (The sequence of the model RefSeq protein was modified relative to this genomic sequence to represent the inferred CDS: substituted 1 base at 1 genomic stop codon), coding for MEERGEEAPARLTEDILDEATRRDLFTDTFCKVCKAGLQFESERISHYKGKKHAQKVHTYIQMHGDKRQKKTDGIDFQMDEGEAVDKYKYCSLCNVLFTSPVSALSHYLGKTHAKNVKQFSKEANMPAQGMQIVPALQQPLGEKPLQPSGVEESSSSSNTRLKSNDPNKFCRLCCASFNKPVIAQQHYSGKRHRRNEARKKLLEEMGDKAVPAESSTSAIGVGYYICSVCNVTLTSIETYQSHLQGKKHRIKETKLANLLKKPNKTCDSLQDELMDCIEVQEAKGQESRGCLVKVEEEWIQDANIKGEGDLGEVISSNSMCQKGHSSLISNTQSPANTGEKRSPSWPSACEHTLEMTPNCCYNKEYCKEEQSEVAIISDKSFSLLAAKPIDCYSLTLAETSTGSYRKEQKSLIKRFKEEEESINEEVKYEKEAPKWKRKKSSEGADVGKEKEKLNEKQKKMKVKMGLVSKKKSRPYKDKILKESPAEKDSRNPKKDKEKPQREGKIEEEILXVESLGY